Proteins encoded within one genomic window of Setaria italica strain Yugu1 chromosome IV, Setaria_italica_v2.0, whole genome shotgun sequence:
- the LOC101762563 gene encoding uncharacterized protein LOC101762563, protein MAMASLSPLVHAVVLAAFFLRTRAAAQSRAANMSAVEAAVRDRALELLHGGGASQLVDVTLPSSLAGVGVEASALRVRSNALWADGVNATTGAGPSGVGFTIPPRVLPAPFARRVVIVFVRFIGGSNVTSAFAAPPGYALAAPVAGLLAFDASAGPDGARVSLRALGAPVRVEFKNLSSSSAAGKGFNATAARCVTFAAGGEVAATHAMASGTACAVTGTGHFGIAVRVAETPPQASASIVRARWWAWTVGVGAGGVVGASGLALSVAGAVSWSRRRRREEMERRAMAGEELGRMTVCGSRMPSAKVMRTQPEVEESPSWR, encoded by the coding sequence ATGGCCATGGCGTCCTTGTCGCCGCTCGTGcacgccgtcgtcctcgccgcgtTCTTCTTGCGTACCCGCGCGGCGGCCCAGAGCCGCGCCGCGAACATGTCGGCCGTAGAGGCCGCCGTCCGGGACCGCGCGCTCGAGctgctccacggcggcggcgcgagccaGCTCGTGGACGTGACCCTCCCGTCGAGCCTCGCCGGCGTGGGCGTCGAGGCCTCGGCGCTCCGCGTGCGCAGCAACGCGCTCTGGGCCGACGGCGTCAACGCCACCACCGGTGCCGGCCCGTCCGGGGTCGGGTTCACCATCCCGCCGCGGGTCCTCCCGGCCCCGTTCGCGCGCCGCGTTGTGATCGTCTTCGTGCGCTTCATCGGCGGGAGCAACGTGACGTCCGcgttcgccgcgccgcccggttACGCGCTGGCGGCGCCCGTGGCCGGCCTCCTCGCGTTCGACGCGTCCGCGGGGCCCGACGGCGCCCGGGTCTCGCTCCGGGCGCTCGGCGCGCCGGTGCGCGTCGAGTTCAAGAACCTGTcatcgtcgtcggcggcggggaaggggtTCAACGCCACCGCCGCACGGTGCGTGACGTtcgcggccggcggggaggtcgCTGCCACGCACGCCATGGCGTCGGGCACGGCGTGCGCGGTGACCGGCACGGGCCACTTTGGCATAGCGGTGCGGGTGGCCGAGACGCCGCCGCAAGCCTCAGCCTCGATCGTGAGGGCGAGATGGTGGGCGTGGACGGTGggggtcggcgccggcggcgtggtgggaGCCAGTGGCTTGGCGCTCTCCGTGGCCGGCGCGGTGAgctggagcaggaggcggcggagggaggagatgGAGCGGCGGGCGATGGCCGGGGAGGAGCTCGGGAGGATGACGGTGTGCGGGAGCAGGATGCCGTCCGCGAAGGTGATGAGGACGcagccggaggtggaggagagcccGTCGTGGCGGTAG
- the LOC101762969 gene encoding uncharacterized protein LOC101762969, with amino-acid sequence MAAGAATATLRWVLQMHRDVPRAARFYAEGLDFSVNVCTLRWAELQSGPLKLALMHTNDSNLASQRVYSSMLSFTVPDINSTVSKLMALGAELDGPIKYEIHGKVAALRCIDGHMLGLYEPA; translated from the exons atggcggcgggggccgcgacggcgacgctcCGGTGGGTGCTGCAGATGCACCGGGACgtgccgcgggcggcgcggttCTACGCGGAGGGGCTCGATTTCAGCGTCAACGTCTGCACGCTCCGCTGGGCCGAGCTCCAGTCGGGGCCGCTCAAGCTCGCGCTCATGCACACCAACGACAG CAATCTTGCGTCGCAGAGAGTCTATTCTTCAATGCTATCATTCACTGTACCAGACATTAACAGTACAGTTTCAAAATTAATGGCACTGGGAGCTGAGTTGGATGGACCGATCAAATATGAGATCCATGGAAAG GTTGCAGCCTTACGATGCATCGATGGGCACATGCTAGGCCTTTACGAGCCAGCTTGA
- the LOC101763509 gene encoding rRNA-processing protein FCF1 homolog, whose product MGRSKSKGPKFAAVKKIISKKTINKYKQDVLNHNKKDAEKEKLGRNVPQVSSALFFSYNTALGPPYRVIVDTNFINFSIQNKLDLEKGMMDCLYAKCTPCITDCVMAELEKLGQKYRVALRIAKDPRFQRLACTHKGTYADDCIVDRVTQHKCYIVATCDRDLKRRIRKVPGVPIMYITQHRYSIERLPEATIGGAPRI is encoded by the exons ATGGGGAGGTCAAAGAGCAAGGGGCCCAAGTTCGCGGCGGTGAAGAAGATCATCAGCAAGAAGACTATCAACAA GTACAAGCAGGATGTGCTGAACCACAATAAGAAGGACGCCGAGAAGGAGAAGCTCGGCCGGAATGT GCCGCAAGTTTCGTCGGCTCTGTTCTTCAGCTACAACACTGCGCTGGGGCCGCCTTATCGGGTGATTGTGGACACCAACTTCATCAACTTTTCCATCCAGAACAAG CTGGATTTGGAGAAAGGAATGATGGACTGCCTTTATGCAAAAT GCACCCCGTGTATCACTGACTGTGTTATGGCTGAGCTTGAAAAGCTGGGACAGAAGTATCGCGTGGCCTTGAG AATTGCCAAGGACCCTAGGTTCCAAAGATTAGCATGCACACACAAGGGGACTTATGCTGATGACTGCATTGTGGATAGGGTTACTCAG CACAAATGCTACATTGTTGCTACATGTGATAGAGATTTGAAAAGGAGGATAAGGAAG GTTCCTGGTGTTCCAATCATGTATATTACACAACACAGGTACTCGATAGAACGGCTTCCTGAAGCTACCATTGGTGGAG CACCAAGAATCTGA
- the LOC101783773 gene encoding BTB/POZ and MATH domain-containing protein 1, which produces MAAASRPTSRPRTRTASTSALETARGTHAFKIAGYSLHRGLGVGKFVRSATFAVGGHDWSICFYPDGWDSSEDHADWVAVFLELMSTKDAKAVVRASFDFRLVDQATGRSTVLVNQVTPLSFTSKAAAVGAPCIQKRKNLEASTFLRDDCLVIECDLTVIVNEPRVVEEEAAAVSRPQVPPPDLSENLGRLLEEKRGSDVAFKVGDEVFPVHKIILAARSPVFNAELFGPMAAAAEKDTAAGGQLCIAVEEMHPDVFRALLHFVYTDTMPDMGEFDDADDDSKEMTKHLLVAADRYAMERLKLMCEDVLCQSLHVDNVAAMLALADQHQCRALGDACAEFIASSNGIGNVVASQGYAHLKRVCPAVLVDMLERVAKCLQSYMR; this is translated from the coding sequence ATGGCAGCAGCATCCCGGCCGACCAGCAGGCCAAGAACCCGGACGGCGTCGACGAGCGCCCTGGAGACGGCGCGAGGCACGCACGCCTTCAAGATCGCCGGCTACAGCCTCCACCGTGGCCTCGGCGTCGGCAAGTTCGTCCGCTCCGCCACCTtcgccgtcggcggccacgACTGGTCCATCTGCTTCTACCCCGACGGGTGGGACTCGTCAGAGGATCACGCGGACTGGGTGGCGGTCTTCCTCGAGCTCATGAGCACCAAGGACGCCAAAGCCGTGGTGCGGGCGAGCTTCGACTTCAGGCTGGTCGATCAGGCCACCGGGCGCTCCACGGTTctcgtcaaccaggtgacgcccTTGTCGTTCACCTCcaaagccgccgccgtcggcgcgcCCTGTATCCAGAAGAGGAAGAACCTGGAGGCGTCGACGTTCCTGCGCGACGATTGCCTCGTGATCGAGTGCGATCTCACCGTCATCGTCAACGAACCACGGGTCGTGGAGGAAGAGGCCGCCGCCGTTAGCCGCCCTCaggtgccgccgccggacctGTCGGAGAACCTTGGCAGACTGCTGGAGGAGAAGCGAGGATCGGACGTGGCCTTCAAGGTTGGAGACGAGGTGTTCCCCGTCCACAAGATCATACTCGCGGCGCGGTCGCCGGTCTTCAACGCGGAGCTCTTCGggccgatggcggcggcggcggagaaggacaCGGCTGCCGGCGGGCAGCTATGCATAGCCGTCGAGGAGATGCACCCTGATGTGTTCAGGGCGTTGCTCCACTTCGTGTACACGGACACGATGCCTGACATGGGAGAGTTTGACGACGCCGATGACGACAGCAAGGAAATGACTAAGCATTTGCTTGTGGCTGCGGACAGGTACGCCATGGAGAGGTTGAAGCTGATGTGCGAGGACGTCCTCTGCCAGAGCCTCCACGTCGATAACGTGGCTGCCATGCTGGCTTTGGCCGATCAGCACCAATGCAGGGCTCTCGGAGACGCTTGCGCTGAGTTCATCGCCTCGTCGAACGGGATAGGTAACGTGGTGGCAAGCCAGGGGTACGCGCACCTCAAAAGAGTATGCCCGGCTGTGCTGGTAGATATGCTGGAGAGAGTTGCCAAGTGCTTGCAAAGCTACATGAGGTGA